The Ascaphus truei isolate aAscTru1 chromosome 14, aAscTru1.hap1, whole genome shotgun sequence genome segment GAAGGTGTCAAAGGAAGGTTTTCAGATAGCAACCATGCCTCATTTTTTCCTTATATGATCTTTAAATGGTTTCTTCACTGAAAGATTGAGGTGGTTTAAAGTTGGCTAATCATTCCACCAGGAATAACCACGAAGTCACAACGCATTCTGGTAAGCTTATTCTTTAGCTGTTCAGATAAATGTCCACGAAACACATCAAGAACTAACATACTAGGTGTGTTACGTAGAGTTCCTGGATGTGTACTCCAGATGATTTTTACCCAGTCTTCCATCAGCTCACCCGTCAtccatccatttttttttttttaatgcacgcACAATTACATCTTTGGGAAAGACCTAATTCTTGGGTATCGTTTAGCGGTTTAAAATGATCTACAGTAAGGCGACATCTTTCGGCCAATCGGCAGCTATGCATAGCATCACAGTGGCACGCTGCTTTTCATAACCCGTGCTCATGATCTTGACCTCTTTAGCACATTTAGGATTGACAGTATAGTTTCGAGGTATATCTAAGAATACCGGGGTTGCGTCTGCATTTCTAAATTTGGTtcaactgttttgtttttttattaattcaATGACGTATCGCTGGAAATTAAACAGCTTCTCTTGAAGCTTCTTTTGACAGATGTTCGGCGCCCGAGTCCTTCACGACGCATGAatcggtcaaaccaacttctcctTGCTTTGAAATTTCTGTAATCTATTCCAAGAGATTTGGCAATTTCTACTGCCTTTAATTGCATTGCCTGGCGTGTGACAGGCAATCCTTCTGCACATGTCTCAATGACAAAATGAAGCACAGCTTCATCTACTTGTGGCTATCTTCCTTTCGTCCTGTAAAGCACTTGGCAGTGCGGTCATTCCTCTAGTGGCGAATATTTCCTTCATTTATGGTCAATTTACCTCCCGCAGCTCTATTTACGTGCTCTTCTGCGTACACTAACTTTGCATTTCTATGTGGCATCATAGTGAAGTCTCTTTGCTGCCATTTTACTGTAAGGCACAATTTACTACACCACAGTACAACTTTCTCCTCAGCACTACAAGCATCCTGCTTAGCGCTATAGGAGCTGCACAAGGGTTGGCTACGTCATTAGATCATGCGATACACAACGTAAGTACCGTCCCAGTTCTTCCACGATCTTGTTGAGCTCCCCCTCTGACACTTCTTTcctccgcccccacccccccgaccACCGCTGACAGGTGAGGACAAGTTCTGACCCAGTTAACACCCACCAGGCTGAGAGTCGCGGAGGGGGGCCCCCGTGGTCAGAGCCGGGTAATACAGCCGAGCTCCTGTTGGGTGCTGGAAACATCCccactgcagcagcagcagcagcagcagcagcagcgcccccttgcagattttttttatttattttttttaaacattggttCAAAGACATTTCCAAATTTCAGACGtgaaaatgggggaaaaaaaggtgcgtcatagaatcgaggaaatacggtagttatcatatcccctcttacacacctacaccttttctaatgtaaacaaatctaaattagctagcctagTCTAACtcagattttccatcccatttattaatttggtggctcttctctgcactttaacttgttccataatgtcttttctaatgaGTGGTGACAAActgttctccatattcaaggtgtggtcttactaatgctttatagagatgcataattatgtttacttcttaccttgcattaaatgggatggaagagatcttatttgcctttgcagctactgcatgacactgggcactactgctaagcctgctgtctagacCCACTCCTAGATCCTTCTCTATCACTTTTTAAAATGTGCACATTTGtattaattataattattaaGATAATCTTTTACGTGTGTGTTAACGCCTTAAATATAGTGCACACATTGGTTTGTTTTATTGCCATTGATTAGTTTGACACACTTTTTTTGAGACACTCTAAACTAATCATACACATTAAATATTATTAGAGATTAGCACGAAAGAGTACagattcatatttattttataaccTTTAATCACAGCTACAATTTTAAAGTTAGCTATAGATACTCTTTACATGTTTGTTACAATAAAGTAAAGTGAATATAGTCATTTTGTGAAGACTAAAACTTCTTCTTTAGTACTGTCCACTGTATAAGTCACTCATATTATAAATCGACAAGAGTCCTTATTTCATTGATCCTGGCTTGCTTTATGTCACTGGAATTTGGCCTTTTTGACCCGAAGGCTCCTGCAGCGAGCTCTCGCTTCTTGTTTTGAATTTTTAGCATATTTTCTTCAACTGAGTTTTTCACCACAAACTGAAGAGGAAAAAAAATGTTGGTTAGTGAGGAGAAAATTTTAAAAATAGGTTCTGAGGTGAAGATAACGTACCTTGGTTATAATCACTTCCTTCTTCTGGCCGAGCCGGTGACACCGATCGAAACACTGCTCTTCTGCTGCGGGATTCCATGCCTAAAATGTGAAAATATCAAAGttgcatttaaaaacaaaaaaaatgttcaaTAGATTGGTTTACAAATGTCACAATAATGGTTGAATGTTGTGACATGCTGTAATATTTAATAAAGTGTTtgtcaacaggggttcctagaaGCCCTTGGGTTCCCCAGCCATCCctaaaagggttccctgcaattttcaggtcatttgaaaataccAAATACAGAATTATTTATCTCATACGCGCTATTAGATCAGGCTTGGGATCCGCAGaacttcacaatataattataaggttccttaaccaaaaaaagttgaaaaatacAGATTTAATAAAAGCAGATCTAACAAACATTGGCACAGGTCACATCTGAATCAAATTGTATAATGTCATGTGAATGTATCCACAAATGGAATTTTCATTCGCTGTACACACTATGGTGGAGGGTTTGTCTCttttctcaccataacttgtGTACAATATTATGAGGAAGTCTGCATACATAATGCATGTTTTTCTTATAGGTTAGCAATGTTATCCCCTTATAAAGCTCCTTTACCAACAACAGCTAATAAAAATTAAATGTGAACAGTGTAAACACCTAGTAGGATTCAGTTGTACAACTTTTAAGTATGTAACTTAGGAAATGGAAGTACAAGTGAAATTCCATATGTGTTCAATTAAATTACTTACAGGATCCATTAAAAATACTCGTGAAGCTGCTGTCAGATTTAAACCAACTCCTCCAGCTTTCAGTGACAGCAGTATAACGGTTGGAGACTCAGCATCACTGCTCTGGAAGGACTGAATTGCTtctattctttttttctgtgtcatCGACCCATCGAGGCGTGTGAACATGAAGCCAgactctctacacacacaaaaaaatgagGGCAGTATACAGTTCCTATGACAACAGACACTGCGTGGATGAACAATTCTGACCTGGCATCAATCCTGTATTTTGCATAAAAACTAGGTTATCTAACAGCTAGAAGGATGATGGGCTGATTGTCAAAAGCAGGGatgacaactccagtcctcaagggtcactaacaggtcaggttttcaggatattcctgcttcagcacaggtggttcactgAACgagtgacctgttggtggcccttgaggactgaaattgGCCACTTCTGGCCAAATGGCTCAACGTACTGATAGAATTTAGCAAAGTTTGTTGCCTTTTGGCTCAACTGATAAACTATAATATATTACCATTTCGGTACAGGGATACCTTTAAATGTGAATTAAAACTAAATCTGAACATATTTAATCAAAACACAGTTTTAGGCCAAAAAATATTGGCAATATTTCCTTTTACCTAAGAGCAGTCTCTATCAGCGACAGGAAGGTAGTGAATTGAGAAACGATGATACTTTTTATGTATGTATCCTTATTCCTTTGGTCTATCAATGCGTGCATGAGAGCATTTATCTGGAAAATACATAAGGAAAGGAATTAAGCGGACATATTGATTGCATCTAAAACAAAATATCTAGTTACAAATATATGAAGTAGTAAATTAGTTTACATAGAAGataggtaaaaaaaataaaaaaaaaattaaaaggacATGTCCATTGCGTTTAACTTATGTTACCAAGTGACAAAAAAATTGTACGTCCTAAGGAAAAGTCAAAACCTTCAGATCCCCACCTCTTCTGCCTGTAAGTTTTACTATCAGTTTCTTTGCATTCCTTGATCTGTCTCCCCTCTTTATTGAATGGATCTGCTTGTACTCTGCACTAGATCTGTTCAACAAGCACTCTTTCATATCCTAATGACACATATCCCACCTTTGTCATTCTTTGCACATTTACTTCACACTAATGCCTGTAAATAGCTGCACAGGAAATGTAGTGTGGAAACCTtagagcaaaaaaaataaaaaataagtgttCCCTTATAACAACATTTTAATAGCAAAATATACCAAGTTATgggtattatataaaaaaaaaaaaataagcaaggGAACAGATGCAATTTTGGGGGGTATTTGTAAGCTCTTCTTACTTTTGAACTTGACATCCACTTCTGGTCTTGCTTCTGGTTCACATTGGAGTCAGATTCCTCCTGAGGACACTCCACCAAGTGCTCCTGGTGCAACTCGCCCCTGCAAAGGGGACACTTGGCATTGGGCTGCAATAATAAGAGAAGTACAGACACTTCATTGGAAGCTTGAAGCACTGAACTTTGGAAGAATATAAAACATACAggtcaaagtgacacacacacaattgatTTTTACATTAATTTACCATACAATTGTCAAACTATGCATCATGCTGAGACTTCTGTTCTATTTAGTAACTTAATACAGCAAACCCAGGCGTGAATGAATGACTAACCTGTTCACTGTGAATAACCTGACAAATGCAGGGTTTACAAAACACGTGTGCACAGTGTGTTATGACAGGCATTATCAGAGAGTCCAAACAAATAGCACATTCTTCATCTGAGCCAGAGCTCAGAACTAGCTTTATCTTATTCACCAGCTTCTCACGCAGCTCTTCTGGGGTAGAATCGGCTAGGAACGttcaagaaaataaaataaaaaattacaatgTGATGGAAGCATTTCATGTTTCAAATCAATGTTTGTTATTGGCAGACAATTCATTTGCAGATTACAAGACTGTGTCGGATTTGAACCAGGGTGAAAAGCCATAaacattgtaaataaaattgttcaAAACAAACCTTTGTCCGAACGTCCATGTCTGATTCAGGCACCAAAGAGCGAGAAGTTTAGTTTTAGGGTATTAGTAGAAAACTCcactaacaaaataaatatttactCCCACCTTCCCGAGCCGTGGAAAAAGTCaatctgtttttttaataaatcagttctgtactatgagaaatacttgtagcatttttgtttttttaaactactctgaatgacatttttaatgtattatgaatgtaacaaccatttacaaagtcacatccccttcatcttctgaaacgggctctggcacacctctttttgagcccagccctctctctagcagtgcaccaattgtatcagtggctgcctggtcacatgatcctccccacagaactttgcatctttggtcctcttctgctgcactcacTTCCAGTTAGTGAACCtctgagccaaatcttcgccgatcgatcggcaacttggctaattacttattgtgtggattgtattgatgcaaacTGTATATTAAAGGgagttttgtatttatttatttattttaaacggcagcttggactgctgctttaatatcccACTTCCTGTCAACATTAAAATGTCATTGCAACCACATAACACCCTTACTTACTCGGCCTATAAAATTctctgtttctgtatttctgccatctCATGAAGGACCGTGAAAGGTTTGAAAGATTGTAACATACAGTATCAAAAATGTATTGGTCCAATAAAaatgtatcataccacctactccctctcccttctaGTCAGGGATATTACCCAAGATATTTGTTTTCTTTGGTCACGCTTGCAGTGTACGCAGCACTGAATttaatttttgcaggcacagtgagTCCCTGACCCATAGAACTTAAAATCAAATTCTTGATGCCTGagatacagggagataaagttacttgcccaagAAGCCGGTACCTGGATTCGATCCaggcccccctgcttcaaaatcagcGTCCCTATTTTccgagtcagtgcctttactcagtgagccactacTGCGGGGGAAAGCAAattaggggtgggcaactccagtcctgaagggccaccaacaggtcaggttttcaagatatcccagcttcagcacaggtggctcaattagaggttcagtcgaagattgagccacctgtgctgaagcagggactgattgagccacctgtgctgaagcagggactaattgtgtCACTTGTGCTGaacacagggatatcctgaaaacctgacctgttggtggcccttgaggactggagtttcccacccctaaTTTGCTTTCCCATGCAGCCAGTTTACTCCTACCCACTCCGTATTGAATGCAGTCGGGATCCTGTTATTTTCTGTTCATGCACCCAATTTATCCCTTCTTGCACCTTTATTTCTTGTACTAGGCGGGCGGACGCACGCAAGagctctctcccattccccctaATTAGTACTTCATAATCTGTATGTACAACACaaaggctgcatctgtatatacattAGTATGCATGCAGTGCTTGTGGAACTACATTGCAACAGGTCTATTACATAGATATAATAACCACACTGACCTGCTGGAGTAATGGAAGATAAGGTGCTCGCAACAAGATGGGGGTGACAGCAAAGCTGCCTCAATCTGACCAAAACAGCAAGTACATCTGCATAGTGCGTAAGCACTGTTCCTTCGTTAAAGTACCTAGAGAGAACATAGTCATTACATGATATATAACGGTGCAACCTGGATCAGGAACGCAATGCTCTGTGCATTTGAATAGATAAAAGATCTGCAGCACATTAAACTACGTAGGGAAGGATAAATACACGATATGTACCTTGTTTAATGACAATACACAACCTAAAGAAGAATAGGAACAACATTGTGTGTTGCAATGCAAACTGATACTGAGAAGGTAAATGAATGTGATGATTTCAGAGCCAAAGACCCGATACTGTTTTCATCGCCAAAAGGCCCCCTGGAAATGTTTCATCAAGCATTAATATATAATCACTggcgattgagccacctgtgctgaagaagggatatcctgaaaacctgacctgtttggtaggtgggggggggggggggtgtcgttaGGACTGCAGTTGAAAACGCCTGGTTAAAGCAAATATTGGGATCCTCACATTACATTGCAGCATCAAAGTAGCCAAGTGAAGTAACCGTTATTCTTTTTTTTTCGTACTAAAACATTTTGCTTCACGGTCGGTCTTTACCTGCTAATAACGGCTTTCCCTTCATTCTTCACAGATTCGTATATCAGCCTTTCTTCCTCCGAGAGACTGATGTGCTGAACAAACACTTTCCGCTCGGGCAGTTCCAGCACAGGCTTGCCTTTGATTTTACTTGCTTTTGTCCTCCTCAGAGTGATATTTTTAATGAGGGCTTGTAACCGGCTAGGAGGAAAATATGCTTTAATCAGTGTTACAAGAAGTATGGAGGGGATGACGACTACAACTTGGTGTTTTGCAGCAGAAAACATTAAACTCAAGCCTGCACTTTATTCACTAGTTTCTCATACGGCTTTTAAGTGAACTATAGGCACCTACAGCACTTAAGTGGTATAACAAGGTGGATTGTTAAAGATACTACTATGAGTAACTGTTTTCGATCCAAGATATGAAGAGAATTCATGTTCCTTTTTCAGGCATCATCTTTACACCATCATTTATTGGTGTACATTAATATTAAATTATGTTTTTCAGAagcataaaaatgtattaaactcCACTGGCATATGGATGTCCCAAAAACAGCAGATCATATgaggccaaccccctctcccacccaactTGAAAATAAATATGCTGCAATTATTGGCCTATTTTATTTACTTCCTGTTTTCAACCTGTACTGgatattttgttttttatacgTCACCGGGAAGCCTACATAGTAGCCCTTGCACTCTATATGGGATACTTCGAATCAGCATGTTATTTCTGTAGCACGTTATAAAGCAGTGAAGCCACTAAAAGCTCCATGGTCATTTTTCACGGCTGGTTTCCAAGAAGATTTTATCCCGACACTTTGCAAGATGCTCATTTTGAAAGACGGGTAAGATGTCATGGTAATGAATTTCATGACATTCTATTTAGCAAGTTTTGTCAGAGGTGGCATGTTCTGTTCCCAAGGTGCATTGGGTTTCCTTCACAAAGTCATGAGAGGCAGACTGACAGGCCCCTTACGGAGACAGCAGAAAGTTCCTCCAAATACAGAAAGGCCTTTCCAAAGTAACTCACTATGTCCAACCCACTTAACTACAAGATGTGTTACATTTCTCTGGTCACTAAGGTTTCCTTATCACAAACTTGCAGGCCTATTGGAAGCACAGAATGTCTGCCTACTGTTCATACCGAAGTCCTCCTTGATCTCCCATGGTAACCGGTCTCTGGATTGTGCGGTGCCACCACTCTCTGTCAGTGAATGGTTTCAGTTTTAAGAAAGACAGAAGGGACCACAAGTCCTTCAAGGAGTTCTGAATTGGGGTACCTACGGTATCAAATCAAACCAGGAGACAAGTAACACAAATACAGTAGGTCTGATACGGCCCGACAGTAAGATGGTCAAATATATACGGAATTGGACATTTGGTCGTGGTCGTCTCGCCACGTCCAAGTCTCTGCCGGCGTTTGGGCGCCGAGGGACCTTGTGCCGCAGCGTCGCTGGACACTCAGCCACTTCTCCAATAAGgaaagttaatttaaggggtttcagCGGCTTAGGTAGGGGGTAAAGGATAGGTGTTGTAGGTAAGgggtttaggtttttagggtaggggttaagatTAGTTTTTTTTAGGGTAAGATTAAGGGTTTAGCTTGGCGGTGGTGCAGCCGGCAGAAAGATGTCCCAGCGGCGAGGTAAGTGGTGGCGGAGAATTGGTCGCGGTAAAACGGCCGTGGCCAAATGTCCTAGCGcatgtgtatataatgtatgtgtatatatagatagagagaatGGCAGCACACACTGAAAAAAGCCTCAGCAGAGACAAGTGCAGTGCACGGTAAAAGGTAAATAGTGATagtctgtgaggatccctagagatccaatacaCCGGCACAGCATGAGAGATTAtcacataaaagtggtttattgggtccaaaatgcacacatatgaccaaatgtctgtgtgtgtttacttATGCCTGATGCTCTTATCTCTGTATTTAAGGATATTCTCAAATTGTGAGCGAATGCCAAAACAGTATCCTAAACGGAGGCAGGAAGAATGTTGTTCACTGAAAAAAATTGGAatactcctctcttcttcagacAGAAACATTAAATGAAAGTCACCTCATCTGTTTATGTTGCTCATTAGCGCTGGCATTTATAATGTACTCACAAACAGGATTAACATAACATTAATACATTGAACCTGTGCATGAAAATAGAGGCAGAGTGGTCCGTGACTAGGAAATCGATTGAGAGGCTTTGCCGTTGTAATTGTTTGCATGCCTTTACTACAATGTGAATGATTGGTGCTGTATGCACTGCAAATATGAATTGGGAGAAATATCTGGTTCTGTAAAACAAGACTTCTTTGCATAGACATAGTCAGTACTAGAAACTGAACGCGGTCTGTTACCTGTCAGCACCCATCGTCTCTCGGCTTCCAGGCTGAGGGCAGCTTTTGTCTGCTGAGCGTTTGGATTTCTGATAGTGTGTCCTTCGTCCAACACCACTCGCAGCCACCGGACTTTGTGAAGTgggctctcccccctgctctagAAGGAAAGAGTAGGGAATCCCTCTGGATCCAGCTCATGTCAGGGTCGTAAAACCCCAAGATTGACTTCTCAGTTC includes the following:
- the HLTF gene encoding helicase-like transcription factor; the encoded protein is MVALQREPNNQYDRNAVKVNNVNGDQVGHIKKELAAALAYIMDRKLAKVEGVVPYGAHNVFTMPLQLSFWGREENKQSVLDHLKRHGFKLGPLPKSSQFGFGLNLMSERAGPSYSAPILPAVQMTTEQLKTEFDKLFEDLKEDDKTRELEPAETVGTSLLPHQKQALAWMVSRENSEELPPFWEQRENLYYNTLTNFAEKEKPENVRGGILGDDMGLGKTLSAIALILTNFYDGQPFPTVKIKRELKNQESALAEVSVESKVVNSKQSHRQCKARIETATAMCSKEETNPSETSRNRPKRQQARKAKYTFSSDSEEMEERLPRKVRAKSEGVAPSKKGTKVAAVPACSLQEGGQFAEALSGLPAEVKKKSKKKGRTISQCLSKAGSEERPRATLIICPLSVLSNWIDQFEQHVKADVHLNIYIYYGPERSKDPGFLSKQDVVLTTYSVVTYDYGSRGESPLHKVRWLRVVLDEGHTIRNPNAQQTKAALSLEAERRWVLTGTPIQNSLKDLWSLLSFLKLKPFTDREWWHRTIQRPVTMGDQGGLRRLQALIKNITLRRTKASKIKGKPVLELPERKVFVQHISLSEEERLIYESVKNEGKAVISRYFNEGTVLTHYADVLAVLVRLRQLCCHPHLVASTLSSITPAADSTPEELREKLVNKIKLVLSSGSDEECAICLDSLIMPVITHCAHVFCKPCICQVIHSEQPNAKCPLCRGELHQEHLVECPQEESDSNVNQKQDQKWMSSSKINALMHALIDQRNKDTYIKSIIVSQFTTFLSLIETALRESGFMFTRLDGSMTQKKRIEAIQSFQSSDAESPTVILLSLKAGGVGLNLTAASRVFLMDPAWNPAAEEQCFDRCHRLGQKKEVIITKFVVKNSVEENMLKIQNKKRELAAGAFGSKRPNSSDIKQARINEIRTLVDL